The following are encoded in a window of Cucurbita pepo subsp. pepo cultivar mu-cu-16 chromosome LG12, ASM280686v2, whole genome shotgun sequence genomic DNA:
- the LOC111807630 gene encoding NADH dehydrogenase [ubiquinone] 1 alpha subcomplex subunit 13-B — translation MTEAAIRKKPGMASVKDMPILQDGPPPGGFAPVRYARRIPTKGPSAMAIFLTAFGAFSWGMYQVGKGNKIRRALKEEKYAARRAILPVLQAEEDERFVKEWKSYLEYEAEVMKDVPGWKVGENVYNSGKWMPPATGELRPEVW, via the exons ATGACGGAGGCCGCGATTCGTAAGAAGCCTGGCATGGCCAGCGTCAAAGACATGCCGATCCTCCAGGACGGGCCACCGCCGGGTGGATTCGCTCCGGTTCGTTATGCTCGCCGGATTCCCACCAAAGGCCCTAGCGCTATGGCGATTTTCCTTACTGCGTTTGGTGCGTTTTCTTGGGGAATGTATCAGGTCGGCAAAGGCAACAAGATCCGAAG GGCACTAAAGGAAGAGAAATATGCAGCCCGACGAGCAATATTGCCCGTGCTTCAAGCCGAGGAAGATGAAAG ATTCGTCAAAGAGTGGAAGAGTTACCTTGAATATGAGGCTGAAGTTATGAAGGATGTGCCTGGTTGGAAAGTTGGTGAAAATGTCTACAACTCTGGAAAATGGATGCCTCCAGCGACCGGTGAGCTACGACCCGAAGTCTGGTGA